A region from the Tahibacter amnicola genome encodes:
- the ruvB gene encoding Holliday junction branch migration DNA helicase RuvB, with product MNEHRVVTPAASREDDALEASIRPQRLHDYLGQQAAREQLGIYIEAATRRGEALDHVLIFGPPGLGKTTLSHVIANEMGVNLRTTSGPVIERAGDLAALLTNLQPRDVLFVDEIHRLSPVVEEVLYPAMEDFQIDIMIGEGPAARSIKLDLPPFTLIGATTRAGLLTSPLRDRFGIVQRLEFYTPEELTAIVRRSARILDIACDPAGAAEIARRSRGTPRIANRLLRRARDYAQVRGDGMITLATAQAAMEMLKVDPEGFDALDRRLLRTIMESFDGGPVGAESLAAALSEERGTIEDVLEPYLIQQGFLIRTARGRMVTSKAYQHFGLKPPRRPDAPGDLFDPVP from the coding sequence ATGAACGAACATCGCGTAGTCACGCCAGCTGCCAGTCGCGAAGACGATGCGCTGGAAGCCAGCATCCGGCCGCAACGCCTGCATGACTATCTCGGCCAGCAGGCGGCACGCGAGCAGCTGGGCATCTATATCGAGGCAGCGACGCGGCGCGGCGAAGCGCTCGATCACGTGCTGATCTTCGGGCCGCCCGGTCTTGGCAAGACGACGCTCTCGCACGTGATCGCCAACGAAATGGGCGTGAACCTGCGCACCACCTCGGGCCCGGTGATCGAGCGCGCCGGCGACCTGGCGGCATTGCTGACCAATCTGCAGCCGCGCGACGTGCTGTTCGTGGATGAAATCCACCGCCTGTCGCCGGTGGTCGAGGAAGTGCTCTACCCGGCGATGGAAGACTTCCAGATCGACATCATGATCGGCGAGGGGCCCGCCGCACGCTCGATCAAGCTGGATCTGCCGCCCTTCACGTTGATCGGTGCGACGACGCGTGCGGGTCTGCTGACCAGCCCTCTGCGCGACCGCTTCGGTATTGTGCAACGACTGGAATTTTATACGCCGGAGGAGCTGACGGCGATCGTGCGCCGCTCGGCGCGAATTCTCGACATTGCCTGTGATCCCGCCGGTGCGGCGGAGATCGCCCGGCGTTCGCGCGGTACGCCACGTATCGCCAATCGGCTCCTGCGCCGTGCGCGCGACTACGCCCAGGTGCGGGGCGACGGCATGATCACGCTGGCGACCGCCCAGGCCGCGATGGAAATGCTCAAGGTGGACCCGGAAGGTTTTGATGCCCTCGACCGGCGGCTCCTGCGCACGATCATGGAGAGTTTCGATGGCGGCCCCGTCGGTGCCGAGTCACTGGCTGCCGCGCTCTCGGAAGAGCGGGGCACGATCGAAGACGTGCTCGAGCCTTACCTGATCCAGCAGGGCTTCCTGATCCGCACCGCGCGCGGGCGCATGGTGACGTCCAAGGCCTACCAGCATTTCGGCCTGAAGCCGCCGCGTCGCCCCGATGCGCCCGGCGATCTGTTCGACCCGGTCCCATGA
- a CDS encoding potassium transporter Kup, with the protein MTTGDSNDHSKKLIAVALGAVGVVYGDIGTSPLYTMKETFGAHGVAVTPGNVLGVLSLIFWAQILVVSVKYATFIMAADNKGEGGIMALTALAHRGVQSSARARWWIVVLGLFGAALFFGDSVITPAISVLSAVEGLKVAAPALGHYVVPVSVVVLLILFSFQRRGTAKVGTVFGPIMALWFVTIAVLGLLQVFKTPQVVMALNPMYAVQFFLDNGKAAFFALSTVILALTGAEALYADMGHFGKKPIRRAWFAFVLPALTINYMGQGALLLADPEAATNPFYLLVPAPLLYPMIALATVSAVIASQAVISGAFSVTRQAIQLGYLPRMEITHTSRETIGQIYLPWINRLLLVLTLAVVIGFRSSTQLAAAYGIAVIGTMAIDTVLVVIVARRIWGWQRHNVALLGALFLAVDFAFLGANADKIEHGGWFPLVLGVVVFTVMTTWRRGRDLVLRELRQGGLALKPFVETITDHPPLRVPGTAVFLTAQLDAVPHALLHNLKHNKVLHERNVMLTVEWLETPTAEPEERIEMVPMDNGFYQLTLRYGFAEDPDVPDMLSRCGSAGLEFDMMDTTFFLSRESIVATDRPGMPLWRDKLFAFLQRNAMSATAFFQIPGNRLVELGTQIEI; encoded by the coding sequence ATGACCACTGGCGATTCGAACGACCATTCCAAGAAACTCATTGCTGTCGCCCTCGGCGCAGTGGGCGTGGTCTACGGTGACATCGGCACCAGCCCGCTCTACACGATGAAGGAAACCTTCGGTGCGCACGGCGTCGCCGTGACGCCGGGCAACGTGCTGGGCGTCCTGTCGCTGATTTTCTGGGCGCAGATTCTCGTCGTGTCGGTCAAGTACGCCACCTTCATCATGGCAGCCGACAACAAGGGCGAGGGCGGCATCATGGCGCTGACGGCCCTGGCGCATCGCGGCGTTCAGTCGAGTGCCCGGGCGCGCTGGTGGATTGTCGTACTGGGCTTGTTCGGCGCCGCGCTTTTCTTCGGCGACAGCGTGATCACGCCCGCCATCTCGGTGCTCAGTGCGGTGGAAGGCCTCAAGGTGGCCGCTCCTGCACTGGGGCACTACGTGGTGCCGGTCTCGGTGGTCGTGCTGCTGATCCTGTTTTCGTTCCAGCGCCGAGGGACGGCCAAGGTCGGCACCGTCTTCGGGCCGATCATGGCGCTCTGGTTCGTGACGATCGCGGTGCTGGGCCTGCTGCAGGTTTTCAAGACGCCGCAGGTCGTGATGGCGCTCAACCCGATGTACGCCGTGCAGTTTTTCCTGGACAACGGAAAAGCGGCCTTTTTCGCGCTGAGTACGGTAATCCTTGCGCTGACCGGCGCCGAGGCCCTGTATGCCGACATGGGGCATTTCGGCAAGAAGCCGATCCGCCGTGCCTGGTTCGCCTTCGTGCTGCCGGCACTGACGATCAACTACATGGGGCAGGGCGCGCTGTTGCTGGCCGATCCGGAGGCCGCCACCAATCCGTTCTACCTGCTGGTCCCGGCACCGCTGCTGTATCCGATGATCGCTCTGGCTACGGTGTCGGCGGTGATTGCGTCGCAGGCTGTGATTTCCGGCGCGTTCTCGGTCACGCGCCAGGCGATCCAGCTGGGCTACCTGCCGCGCATGGAGATCACGCATACCTCGCGCGAGACGATCGGCCAGATCTACCTGCCCTGGATCAACCGGCTGTTGCTGGTGCTGACGCTGGCGGTGGTGATCGGCTTCCGTTCGTCGACGCAGCTGGCCGCGGCCTATGGCATCGCCGTGATCGGAACGATGGCGATCGATACCGTGCTGGTGGTGATCGTTGCGCGGCGCATCTGGGGCTGGCAGCGGCACAACGTGGCCCTGCTGGGCGCGCTGTTCCTCGCGGTGGATTTCGCCTTCCTGGGTGCCAATGCCGACAAGATCGAACACGGCGGCTGGTTCCCGCTGGTGCTGGGCGTGGTCGTGTTCACCGTCATGACGACCTGGCGGCGCGGCCGCGACCTCGTCCTGCGCGAGCTCAGGCAGGGTGGCCTCGCCCTCAAGCCGTTCGTCGAGACCATCACCGACCACCCGCCGCTGCGCGTGCCAGGCACCGCGGTATTCCTTACCGCCCAGCTGGACGCCGTGCCGCATGCGTTGCTGCACAACCTCAAGCACAACAAGGTGCTGCACGAGCGCAACGTCATGCTTACCGTCGAGTGGCTGGAGACGCCTACCGCCGAACCGGAGGAGCGTATCGAGATGGTGCCGATGGATAACGGCTTCTATCAGCTGACCCTGCGCTACGGCTTTGCCGAAGATCCCGACGTGCCGGACATGCTGTCGCGCTGCGGTTCCGCGGGGCTGGAGTTCGACATGATGGACACGACCTTCTTCCTGAGTCGTGAAAGCATCGTCGCGACCGACCGCCCCGGCATGCCGCTGTGGCGCGACAAGCTGTTCGCGTTCCTGCAACGCAATGCCATGTCAGCCACGGCGTTCTTCCAGATTCCGGGCAACCGCCTGGTCGAGCTGGGTACGCAAATCGAAATCTGA
- the ybgC gene encoding tol-pal system-associated acyl-CoA thioesterase — translation MSVTEFSWPIRVYWEDTDAGGVTYHASYLRFLERARSEFLRARGIEQERLRADNSVVFVVRDLTIGFLKPARLDDVLRVTVALTERRGASLVFQQQILREADASLLVQARVRAACLDAIRFRPRPIPDDLFVETP, via the coding sequence GTGTCCGTGACGGAATTTTCTTGGCCCATAAGGGTTTACTGGGAAGACACCGATGCCGGCGGCGTCACCTACCACGCCAGCTACCTGCGTTTCCTGGAGCGCGCCCGCAGCGAATTCCTGCGCGCACGAGGGATTGAGCAGGAGCGCCTGCGCGCCGACAATAGCGTGGTTTTCGTGGTGCGCGACCTGACGATCGGCTTTCTCAAGCCGGCCCGGCTCGATGATGTGCTGCGTGTCACCGTGGCATTGACCGAGCGCCGGGGCGCCAGCCTGGTGTTCCAGCAACAGATCCTGCGAGAGGCCGACGCCAGTCTGCTGGTCCAGGCGCGCGTGCGCGCTGCCTGCCTCGATGCGATCCGTTTCCGGCCGCGCCCCATTCCTGACGATTTGTTTGTGGAGACACCCTGA